The following coding sequences are from one Humulus lupulus chromosome X, drHumLupu1.1, whole genome shotgun sequence window:
- the LOC133807428 gene encoding ras-related protein RABH1b has protein sequence MAPVSALAKYKLVFLGDQSVGKTSIITRFMYDKFDNTYQATIGIDFLSKTMYLEDRTVRLQLWDTAGQERFRSLIPSYIRDSSVAVIVYDVASRQSFLNTAKWIEEVRTERGSDVIIVLVGNKTDLVEKRQVSIEEGEAKSRELNVMFIETSAKAGFNIKALFRKIAAALPGMETLSSTKQEDMVDVNLMSSNANTSQSQQQSGGCAC, from the exons ATGGCTCCGGTGTCGGCTCTGGCGAAGTACAAGCTCGTATTCTTGGGAGATCAGTCCGTCGGTAAAACCAGTATCATCACCCGCTTCATGTATGACAAGTTCGACAACACTTACCAg GCTACTATTGGTATCGATTTTCTGTCAAAGACAATGTATCTTGAAGACCGCACTGTTCGATTGCAGCTCTG GGATACTGCTGGGCAGGAAAGATTTAGGAGTCTCATTCCAAGCTATATCAGGGATTCCTCTGTAGCAGTTATTGTATATGATGTTGCAA GCAGACAATCATTTCTAAATACTGCCAAGTGGATTGAGGAGGTTCGTACTGAGCGAGGGAGTGATGTTATCATTGTACTCGTTGGAAACAAAACAGACCTTGTAGAGAAAAG GCAAGTTTCAATAGAGGAAGGAGAAGCCAAATCTCGTGAACTCAATGTTATGTTTATTGAAACTAGTGCGAAGGCTGGTTTTAACATCAAG GCGTTATTCAGGAAGATTGCAGCTGCCTTACCAGGGATGGAAACACTCTCATCAACGAAACAAGAGGATATGGTTGACGTCAATCTCATGTCTTCCAACGCAAATACATCGCAATCACAACAACAGTCAGGCGGATGTGCCTGTTGA